Proteins encoded within one genomic window of Thermogemmata fonticola:
- a CDS encoding serine hydrolase domain-containing protein, with the protein MQRREWLRSSLFAVLAHLSGGKSGGTAAPIGYTAISSLAGGLFPSGVSEVLKQIDAAVQQAIEQGETAGAVVHILHKDRSLYIKAFGDRLQQPQRQPMTMDTLFDLASLTKPVATASAVMHLVEAGQLRVSDTVARYWPEFAAEGKEKVTLEHLLLHTAGLIADNPLADYAAGAKQAWERIARLKLLNPPGERFRYSDVGYLVLGRVVELVSGQSLEVFCRKQLWEPLGMKDTDYKLTEDQKRRSAGTGRRQERMLQGEVHDPRAALLGGIAGHAGLFSTAQDLARFCRMLLQGGELDGKRLFRESTVRQWTTPRKVTVGQSPSGAVTTGLRTYGWDVDTPYSAPRGDLFPRDRSFGHTGFTGTSLWLDPATQTAVILLTNRLHPDEKGNVTPLRRQVGTLAAQAVGYGQAKKKP; encoded by the coding sequence ATGCAACGGCGTGAGTGGTTACGAAGCTCATTGTTTGCCGTATTGGCTCACCTATCAGGTGGGAAATCGGGCGGTACCGCGGCACCGATCGGTTATACCGCTATCTCCAGCTTGGCAGGGGGGTTATTCCCATCCGGTGTCTCGGAGGTGCTGAAGCAAATTGATGCAGCTGTCCAGCAGGCCATCGAACAGGGAGAAACTGCGGGAGCCGTCGTGCACATCTTACACAAGGACCGCTCGCTTTATATCAAGGCCTTCGGCGACCGCTTGCAACAACCCCAGCGGCAGCCGATGACGATGGACACCCTCTTTGATCTGGCTTCGCTGACCAAACCGGTGGCGACAGCCAGTGCCGTCATGCATCTGGTCGAGGCAGGACAATTGCGTGTCAGTGACACGGTTGCCCGGTACTGGCCTGAATTTGCAGCAGAAGGTAAGGAAAAGGTCACTCTCGAACACCTGTTGCTCCACACAGCGGGGCTGATTGCGGACAATCCCCTGGCGGACTATGCGGCGGGTGCGAAGCAAGCCTGGGAACGGATTGCACGCTTGAAATTGCTGAATCCGCCGGGCGAGCGGTTCCGTTACTCGGACGTTGGGTATCTCGTCCTGGGTCGCGTGGTGGAACTTGTCAGCGGACAGTCCTTGGAAGTTTTTTGCCGCAAGCAGCTCTGGGAACCTTTGGGAATGAAGGACACGGACTATAAGCTAACCGAGGATCAGAAGCGCCGCTCCGCTGGAACAGGGCGCCGGCAAGAGCGGATGCTTCAGGGCGAGGTCCATGATCCACGAGCTGCTCTCCTCGGAGGCATCGCCGGCCATGCCGGTTTGTTTTCGACAGCTCAGGACCTGGCTCGATTCTGCCGCATGCTCCTGCAAGGCGGAGAACTCGATGGGAAACGACTGTTCCGCGAATCGACCGTCCGGCAATGGACAACTCCCCGCAAGGTCACAGTGGGCCAATCCCCCTCAGGTGCCGTAACCACCGGCTTGCGAACCTACGGTTGGGACGTGGATACCCCTTATTCCGCACCACGAGGTGATCTGTTTCCCAGGGACCGCAGCTTCGGACATACCGGTTTTACCGGCACCAGTCTGTGGCTTGATCCGGCGACACAAACCGCGGTGATCCTGCTCACCAATCGCCTCCATCCTGATGAAAAGGGGAACGTGACTCCTTTGCGGCGGCAGGTGGGCACACTCGCGGCGCAAGCCGTCGGCTACGGCCAGGCGAAGAAAAAACCGTGA
- a CDS encoding prenyltransferase/squalene oxidase repeat-containing protein, whose product MEATRTAAALRQAVMFLRQHQDQDGAWRSDLYAVFKDGSALTPLVLLALQHAYDVDPDLPDVLPTLQRGYRFLARWSQPDGTLGLKEDQLEYPVYTAALTLEVFSHATAQEMKPLRQGWVRYLLQRQLTEANGWKPEDDHYGGWGYCRLIPYKPEPGKFAPAHTESNLSATLFALQGLAQAEALDTATARKALVFIRRMQNWGSEVPSHVRDGGFRFVPGDPVRNKAGLANPPLSTSSASSQPAGPGFPSYGSMTADGYRALALCHKVQATDPQLQDDARLRAAADWLLRHFQAAEHPGAYIPDHASNRNAVYYYYASSLARAFAEHRLVLPGQRHWAHELAQALLNQQKPDGRWENPLELVRENEPLVATAQAVIALALCHKNLQVRR is encoded by the coding sequence GTGGAAGCAACCCGAACCGCGGCCGCCCTCCGTCAAGCCGTCATGTTCCTCCGCCAGCATCAGGACCAGGACGGAGCCTGGCGTTCCGATCTTTACGCTGTTTTCAAGGATGGCTCCGCTTTGACACCGTTGGTCCTCCTGGCGCTTCAGCACGCTTATGATGTAGACCCCGACTTGCCTGATGTGCTCCCCACATTGCAACGGGGATACCGCTTTTTGGCCCGTTGGAGTCAGCCGGATGGCACCCTCGGGCTGAAAGAGGACCAACTGGAATACCCGGTCTACACTGCGGCCTTAACACTGGAAGTCTTCTCCCACGCTACCGCTCAGGAAATGAAACCGTTACGCCAAGGTTGGGTCCGTTACTTGCTCCAACGGCAATTAACGGAGGCCAACGGCTGGAAACCGGAGGATGATCACTACGGCGGTTGGGGTTATTGCCGCCTCATCCCCTACAAACCGGAGCCGGGGAAGTTCGCACCAGCTCACACGGAGTCGAACCTGTCGGCCACACTTTTTGCCTTGCAAGGTCTAGCGCAAGCGGAGGCACTGGATACCGCCACAGCTCGCAAAGCGTTGGTCTTCATTCGCCGGATGCAGAATTGGGGCAGTGAGGTTCCCTCCCACGTGCGTGATGGGGGTTTCCGCTTCGTACCCGGCGACCCGGTCCGCAACAAAGCGGGTTTGGCTAACCCTCCGCTATCGACATCTTCGGCTTCCTCACAGCCCGCTGGCCCTGGCTTCCCTTCCTATGGGAGCATGACGGCAGACGGCTACCGCGCTTTGGCCCTTTGCCACAAAGTGCAGGCCACAGACCCTCAACTCCAGGACGATGCCCGCCTCCGAGCCGCTGCTGATTGGCTCCTGCGCCACTTCCAGGCCGCAGAACATCCCGGTGCCTACATCCCCGATCATGCCTCCAATCGCAACGCTGTGTACTACTATTACGCCAGTTCGCTAGCTCGCGCTTTCGCCGAGCACCGACTGGTCTTGCCGGGACAACGCCACTGGGCCCATGAGCTAGCACAGGCTTTGTTGAACCAGCAGAAACCAGATGGGCGTTGGGAAAATCCTCTGGAACTCGTGCGAGAAAACGAGCCTTTGGTAGCCACCGCGCAAGCTGTCATCGCTTTAGCATTGTGCCACAAGAATCTGCAAGTCCGGCGCTAA
- a CDS encoding prenyltransferase/squalene oxidase repeat-containing protein, with product MSKTLRRALFALSLGAGVLFGSSYWLQADEKPVRRPAPPVAPREGPPPPAGYPSGGGFELIPGGGVVGEPAREVSDHYLPESKPDKSISPVKVTNDIAKTDFAVKPKPLSPAVKKGLEYLVRNQRPDGGWNQGGGWRQNIGGGRIEGPNVEDPSDVGNTAFALLALIRAGNTPTEGEYREAVQRGLEFILKHVEKADSDSLYVTDIRGTQLQSKIGRYVDTFMANLVLAELRGKAGRLEPRVVAALEKTMTKIVRHQGPDGSFAGNVGWASTLSIGIANKSVARARERGAQVDEVVLKRIVAQAKTAADNAGRAPAGGFGLAGADGARPARPAAGPAAPSDAGIALYSASQGAGNLQDVVNSLRLDAAKAREVLQNKNAPPAARLAAERKLAELDRLERQNAAVQADLTRNARDQRFLAGFGNNGGEEFLSFLNISETLVLKGGKEWEEWDARMTKGLEAAQDRDGSWQGHHCITGRTFCTAAALLVLMADRTPFPVEVIAAEREKRSLSPSQNQVPKSDK from the coding sequence GGCGTCCAGCACCGCCCGTAGCGCCGCGTGAAGGACCGCCGCCCCCGGCGGGTTACCCCTCCGGCGGGGGATTTGAGCTTATTCCCGGAGGGGGCGTAGTCGGTGAGCCTGCTCGTGAAGTATCGGATCACTATCTGCCCGAATCGAAGCCGGATAAATCCATTTCTCCGGTGAAAGTCACCAATGACATTGCCAAGACAGATTTTGCAGTCAAGCCGAAACCCCTCAGTCCTGCCGTCAAGAAAGGCTTGGAATACTTGGTGAGAAACCAACGGCCGGATGGCGGCTGGAATCAGGGGGGTGGCTGGCGCCAGAATATCGGCGGCGGACGAATTGAGGGACCCAATGTCGAGGACCCCTCCGATGTCGGCAATACCGCCTTTGCCCTGCTCGCTTTGATTCGAGCGGGTAATACACCGACCGAGGGCGAGTACCGGGAAGCCGTCCAACGAGGTCTGGAGTTCATCCTCAAGCACGTGGAAAAAGCGGACAGCGACTCGCTTTATGTCACCGATATCCGCGGCACGCAATTGCAGAGCAAGATCGGGCGATACGTGGACACCTTCATGGCGAACTTGGTGCTCGCCGAGTTGCGGGGGAAAGCCGGACGTTTGGAACCGCGGGTCGTGGCAGCTCTGGAAAAGACGATGACCAAGATCGTGCGGCATCAGGGACCAGATGGCAGCTTTGCGGGCAATGTCGGCTGGGCATCTACTCTCTCGATTGGAATTGCCAATAAGAGCGTAGCCCGTGCACGGGAGCGCGGCGCTCAGGTGGACGAGGTTGTGCTGAAGCGTATTGTGGCTCAGGCGAAAACGGCAGCCGACAACGCTGGCCGTGCGCCGGCAGGAGGCTTTGGCCTGGCAGGTGCCGACGGTGCTCGCCCCGCTCGCCCCGCTGCTGGACCTGCCGCGCCCTCCGACGCTGGCATTGCTCTCTACAGCGCGAGCCAGGGTGCTGGGAATCTGCAAGACGTGGTCAATAGCCTACGTCTGGATGCAGCCAAGGCCCGAGAAGTCCTCCAAAACAAAAATGCTCCACCCGCAGCCCGGCTAGCCGCGGAACGGAAACTGGCCGAGCTGGACCGCCTGGAACGGCAAAACGCCGCTGTCCAAGCCGACCTAACTCGCAACGCGAGAGATCAGCGCTTCCTGGCAGGCTTCGGCAACAACGGCGGTGAGGAATTCCTCAGTTTCCTCAACATCAGTGAAACCCTGGTGCTCAAAGGAGGCAAAGAGTGGGAGGAATGGGATGCCCGAATGACCAAGGGACTGGAAGCAGCCCAGGATCGCGATGGCTCTTGGCAAGGGCATCACTGCATCACGGGCCGCACATTCTGCACAGCTGCCGCTCTGCTCGTTCTCATGGCCGACCGTACTCCCTTCCCCGTAGAAGTCATTGCGGCGGAGCGGGAGAAACGGAGCCTTTCGCCCTCCCAAAACCAGGTGCCCAAATCGGACAAATAA